The DNA sequence AGGGTGCCCGCGCTGGGGGAGGGGCGCACGAACGCGGCCGGGTCGACCGAGAGCCGCTCCATCCGCGTCTTGTCGCCGAGGATGGAGCCGCCGGTCCGGGTGGACGACGGGTCCACCGCGAGCACGGCGACCCGGTGCCCGAGACCGGTCAGCATCGTCCCCAGGGCGTCGATGAACGTGGACTTGCCCACGCCGGGCACACCGCTGATGCCCACCCGCCGCGCCTCGCCGGTGTACGGCAGCAGCTCGGTGAGCAGTTGCTGCGCGAGCACCCTGTGGTCGGGGCGGGTGGACTCGACGAGCGTGACGGCGCGCGCGATGTACGCACGCGAGCCGTCCCGCACGCCTTTGACATAGGTGTCGATGTCGATCGTCGGAGGCATGGCCTACAGCTCGTGGCCGAGCGAGCCGGCGAGGGTGCGCACCAGGTCCCGGGCGGCGTCCGGGATCACGGTGCCCGGCGGGAAGACCGCCGCCGCGCCCGCGTCGTGCAGCGCCTGCACGTCCTGCGGGGGGATCACGCCGCCGACGACGATCATGATGTCCTCGCGGCCCTCGGCCGCCAGCTCCTCGCGGAGCGCGGGCACGAGCGTCAGGTGCCCGGCGGCCAGCGACGACACACCGACGATGTGCACGTCCGCCTCGACCGCCTGCCGGGCCACCTCGCCCGGCGTCTGGAACAGCGGGCCGACGTCCACGTCGAAGCCCAGGTCGGCGAAGGCGGTCGCGATCACCTTCTGGCCGCGGTCGTGGCCGTCCTGGCCCATCTTGGCCACCAGGATGCGGGGCCTGCGGCCCTCGGCCTCCTCGAAGGCGTCGACCAGCGCACGGGTACGGTCCACCGACGGTGACATGCCTGCCTCGTTCCGGTACACACCGGAGATCGTACGGATCTGGCCCGCGTGCCGGCCGTACACCTTCTCCAGGGCGTCGGAGATCTCCCCGACGGTCGCCTTCGCCCGCGCCGCGTCCACGGCCAGCGCGAGCAGATTGCCCTCCAGCGAGCCGCCCTTCGACGGCTCGGACCCGGCGGCCGCGGTCAGCGCGCGCAGCGCGTCCTGGCAGGCCGCCTCGTCGCGCTCGGCCCGCAGCCGGCGCAGCTTCTCCACCTGCTGGGCGCGCACCTGCGAGTTCTCGACCTTGAGCACGTCGATCTGCTCGTCGGACTCCACCCGGTACTTGTTGACGCCGATCACCGGCTGCCGGCCGGAGTCGATGCGCGCCTGGGTACGGGCGGCGGCCTCCTCGACGCGCAGCTTCGGGATGCCCGCGTCGATGGCCTTCGCCATGCCGCCGGCGGCCTCGACCTCCTCGATGTGCTGCCAGGCGCGGCGGGCGAGGTCGTGCGTCAGGCGCTCCACGTAGGCGCTGCCGCCCCACGGGTCGATGACCCGGTTGGTGCCCGACTCCTGCTGGAGCAGGAGCTGGGTGTTGCGGGCGATGCGCGCCGAGAAGTCCGTCGGCAGGGCGAGTGCCTCGTCGAGCGCGTTGGTGTGCAGCGACTGGGTGTGTCCCTGGGTCGCCGCCATCGCCTCGATGCAGGTGCGGGTGACGTTGTTGAAGACGTCCTGCGCCGTCAGCGACCAGCCGGATGTCTGCGAATGGGTGCGCAGCGACAGCGACTTGGGGTTCTTCGGGTCGAAGGTCCGCACCAGCTTCGCCCACAGCAGCCGCGCGGCGCGGAGCTTGGCGACCTCCATGAAGAAGTTCATGCCGATCGCCCAGAAGAACGACAGCCGCGGCGCGAAGGCGTCCACGTCCAGGCCCGCCCCGATACCGGCCCGCAGGTACTCCATGCCGTCGGCCAGCGTGTACGCGAGCTCCAGGTCGGCCGTCGCGCCGGCCTCCTGGATGTGGTAGCCGGAGATCGAGATGGAGTTGTACCGCGGCATCTTCTGCGAGGTGAACGCGAAGATGTCCGAGATGATCCGCATCGAGGGGCCGGGCGGATAGATGTAGGTGTTGCGGACCATGAACTCCTTGAGGATGTCGTTCTGGATGGTCCCGGCCAGCTTCTCGGGCGGTACGCCCTGCTCCTCGGCGGCGACGATGTACAGCGCCAGCACGGGCAGCACCGCGCCGTTCATCGTCATCGACACGCTCATGCGGTCCAGCGGGATGCCGTCGAACAGCTGCCGCATGTCGTAGATCGAGTCGATCGCCACACCCGCCATGCCGACGTCGCCGGTCACCCGGGGGTGGTCGCTGTCGTAGCCGCGGTGGGTCGGCAGGTCGAAGGCGACCGACAGGCCCTTCTGCCCGGCCGCGAGGTTGCGCCGGTAGAAGGCGTTCGACTCCTCGGCCGTGGAGAACCCGGCGTACTGACGGATCGTCCAGGGCTGGTTGACGTACATCGTCGGGTACGGGCCGCGCAGGAACGGCGCCATGCCGGGGAAGGTGCCGAGGAAGTCGAGCCCTTCCGCGTCCCGCCCGGTGTACAGCGGCTTGACCGGGATGCCCTCGGGGGTCTCCCAGATCAGCGCCTCCGCGTCCTTGCCGGTGGACGCCTCGACGGCCGCGCGCCACTCGTCCTCGGTCGCCGGGCCGGAAGCCGTGCCCAGCTCGATCCCCGTGAAGTCAGGGATGCCCATCACGCCACTCCGATCCGGTCGAGGACGGAGCCCAGGACGGCGACCGCGTCACCGCCCGCGACGACGAACTCGTCGACCCCGGCCTTCTCGTAGGTCTCACGCAGGTCCCCGGGCCGTCCGGCGAGGAACACCCGCTCCGCGCCCGCCGCCTTCAGCGCCTCGGCCACGGGGGCGGCCTGCTCGGCGTAGAGCGCGTCGCTGGAGCAGACGCAGGCCACCCGCGCCCCGCTCGCCGCGAAGGCGGCGGCGGCCGACGCGGCGTCCACCGTCACCGGGTCGTGCACCGGCTCGATGCCGCCGGCCTGGAAGAGGTTGGCCGCGAAACCGGCCCGCGCGGTGTGCGCCGCGGCCGGGCCGAGCGCGGCGACGAACACCTTCGGCCGGGCTCCGGTGGCCGCGAGATGGGCGTCGGAACGACTGCGCAGCGCCTCGAACGCCTCGTCCCTGCGCACCACGGGCAGACCGCCGCCGGGGCGTGCGGGCGCCGTGTCGCGCACCACGGGTGCCTCGGCCAGCAGCGGGAACTCGCTGACGCCGGTGACCGGTTCGCGGCGGGTCGCCAGCTTCCGGCTCCGGGCCTGCCAGGTGGCGCCGATCCGGTCCGCCACCAGCCCGTCGCGCAGCGCCGCGGCCTGGCCGCCCGCGCCCTCGATCTCCTGGAACCAGGCCCAGGCCGCCTGCGCCAGCTCCTCGGTCAGCCGCTCCACGTACCAGGAGCCGCCCGCCGGGTCGACGACCCGGCCGAGGTGGGACTCCTCCATGAGGATGGTCGACGTGTTGCGGGCGATGCGCCGGGCGAACGCGTCGGGCAGCCCGAGCGCGTGGTCGAACGGCAGCACGGTGACCGAGTCGGCGCCGCCCACTCCGGCCGCCATCGAGGCGACCGTGGTGCGCAGCATGTTCACCCACGGGTCGCGGCGGGTCATCATCACGGACGAGGTCACGGCGTGCTGCACCTGTGCGGCGGCACCGCCGGTGACCCCGCTGACCTCGGCGACCCGGGACCACAGCCGGCGCGCGGCGCGCAGCTTCGCGATCGTCAGGAACTGGTCGGCGCTGGCCGCGTAGCGGAATTCGAGCTGACCGGCCGCCACGTCGGCGTCCAGCCCGGCCGCGGTGAGCTCACGCAGCC is a window from the Streptomyces zhihengii genome containing:
- the scpA gene encoding methylmalonyl-CoA mutase; the protein is MGIPDFTGIELGTASGPATEDEWRAAVEASTGKDAEALIWETPEGIPVKPLYTGRDAEGLDFLGTFPGMAPFLRGPYPTMYVNQPWTIRQYAGFSTAEESNAFYRRNLAAGQKGLSVAFDLPTHRGYDSDHPRVTGDVGMAGVAIDSIYDMRQLFDGIPLDRMSVSMTMNGAVLPVLALYIVAAEEQGVPPEKLAGTIQNDILKEFMVRNTYIYPPGPSMRIISDIFAFTSQKMPRYNSISISGYHIQEAGATADLELAYTLADGMEYLRAGIGAGLDVDAFAPRLSFFWAIGMNFFMEVAKLRAARLLWAKLVRTFDPKNPKSLSLRTHSQTSGWSLTAQDVFNNVTRTCIEAMAATQGHTQSLHTNALDEALALPTDFSARIARNTQLLLQQESGTNRVIDPWGGSAYVERLTHDLARRAWQHIEEVEAAGGMAKAIDAGIPKLRVEEAAARTQARIDSGRQPVIGVNKYRVESDEQIDVLKVENSQVRAQQVEKLRRLRAERDEAACQDALRALTAAAGSEPSKGGSLEGNLLALAVDAARAKATVGEISDALEKVYGRHAGQIRTISGVYRNEAGMSPSVDRTRALVDAFEEAEGRRPRILVAKMGQDGHDRGQKVIATAFADLGFDVDVGPLFQTPGEVARQAVEADVHIVGVSSLAAGHLTLVPALREELAAEGREDIMIVVGGVIPPQDVQALHDAGAAAVFPPGTVIPDAARDLVRTLAGSLGHEL
- a CDS encoding methylmalonyl-CoA mutase family protein — its product is MTVLPDDGFTLAAEFPGATREEWQRLVEGVLRKAGKDAQGSAAEEALSTALEDGITTRPLYTADGADSADGAGLPGFAPFTRGGRPEGGAVSGWDVRQRHDRPDPVRTNEAVLGDLENGVTSLWLTVGDGGVPAGGLGTALEGVLLDLAPVVLDAGAGFEAAAEALFALHAERGVAPAAALGNLGADPYGHAARTGDHGFVAPGTAAAAALAARCAREYPGLRAVVVDALPYHEAGGSAAQELGCSLATGVAWLRELTAAGLDADVAAGQLEFRYAASADQFLTIAKLRAARRLWSRVAEVSGVTGGAAAQVQHAVTSSVMMTRRDPWVNMLRTTVASMAAGVGGADSVTVLPFDHALGLPDAFARRIARNTSTILMEESHLGRVVDPAGGSWYVERLTEELAQAAWAWFQEIEGAGGQAAALRDGLVADRIGATWQARSRKLATRREPVTGVSEFPLLAEAPVVRDTAPARPGGGLPVVRRDEAFEALRSRSDAHLAATGARPKVFVAALGPAAAHTARAGFAANLFQAGGIEPVHDPVTVDAASAAAAFAASGARVACVCSSDALYAEQAAPVAEALKAAGAERVFLAGRPGDLRETYEKAGVDEFVVAGGDAVAVLGSVLDRIGVA